From Penicillium psychrofluorescens genome assembly, chromosome: 1, one genomic window encodes:
- a CDS encoding uncharacterized protein (ID:PFLUO_000449-T1.cds;~source:funannotate): MAEIPPEQMDSQTRAQAHLFNQQTPGASSSKAAQDTDSKKPPLPKGVVLDKDGKPCRTCTSVASWRALTKQAKSDSSSTSTSSTTSSATSSSPASFAAAAAAAYGTTPSTSTSTPADCPPDVEELGRSTWTLLHSMAATYPEKADTQQQRDMQGFLKLFSRLYPCWVCADDFQAWMAHPSGRNEPRLGSRAEFGWWMCDAHNEVNRKLGKKEFDCRFWEERWRTGWKDGRCD, encoded by the exons ATGGCGGAGATTCCTCCCGAGCAGATGGACTCGCAAACCAGAGCACAGGCCCATCTGTTTAACCAACAAACCCCCggcgcatcctcctccaaaGCGGCACAAGACACAGActcgaagaagccaccaCTACCCAAGGGAGTGGTTCTAGACAAGGATGGAAAGCC CTGCCGCACTTGCACCTCCGTCGCCTCATGGCGAGCTCTAACAAAGCAAGCCAAATCCGAttcctcctcaacctcaacctccagcaccacatCCTCAGCCACATCCTCATCTccggcctccttcgccgctgcagcggcCGCCGCCTACGGAACAACCCCGTCAACAAGCACAAGCACACCGGCAGACTGTCCACCGGACGTCGAAGAGCTGGGCCGCTCAACCTGGACCCTCCTGCACTCGATGGCCGCCACATACCCAGAAAAAGCAGACACGCAACAGCAACGGGACATGCAGGGCTTTTTGAAGTTGTTCTCGCGCCTGTATCCCTGCTGGGTGTGCGCGGATGATTTCCAGGCGTGGATGGCGCATCCGAGTGGACGGAATGAGCCGCGGCTGGGCAGTCGAGCGGAGtttgggtggtggatgtgcGACGCGCATAATGAGGTCAATCGGAAgttggggaagaaggagttTGATTGTCGGTTTTGGGAGGAGAGGTGGAGGACTGGGTGGAAGGATGGGCGGTGCGATTga
- a CDS encoding uncharacterized protein (ID:PFLUO_000450-T1.cds;~source:funannotate) has product MPPKYNISSSESEGEQPSVPADDALEKALREAVAAIFKAGNLEELTVKRVRLTVEKKLGLEEGFFKNTGEWKARSDRVIKDEVEVQDDPTRAQEAAPIVKSPPPPPKPETKAPKRTKPVSAPKPRKRQKTETPVSDEEEEAAPSSEEGDFEGSEEEIKKPKQRAPVRKSPKKQAPKKDVPEDSDVEVSPDPAKPAADEGAKDDSESEMSVVQDEEPKPPRKRKKSTEATAKSVKKEGKKAAPKAKDEDLDPDQAEIKRLQGWLVKCGIRKMWWRELAPYETPKAKIGHLKGMLEDAGMKGRYSLEKASQIREERELKADLEEVQQGAKQWGMASGEESDAKPRRRQAPRSHQALAFLDDEGEESD; this is encoded by the exons ATGCCACCGAAATATAACATCTcatcctccgagtccgaagGCGAGCAACCGTCCGTCCCGGCGGACGATGCGCTGGAGAAAGCGTTGCGCGAAGCCGTGGCGGCGATCTTCAAGGCCGGGAACCTGGAGGAATTGACCGTGAAGCGAGTGCGGCTCACGGTAGAAAAGAAACtcggtctggaagaaggctTTTTCAAGAATACGGGCGAGTGGAAGGCGCGCAGTGATCGCGTCATTAAGGACGAGGTG GAAGTACAAGATGATCCGACCAGAGCGCAAGAAGCCGCGCCAATTGTCAAatcccctccgccgccgccaaagccGGAGACGAAGGCCCCGAAACGAACCAAACCTGTCAGCGCACCCAAGCCGAGGAAGCGCCAAAAGACTGAGACACCCGTGTctgatgaggaagaggaggctgCTCCGTCCAGTGAGGAAGGCGACTTTGAAGGGAGTGAGGAAGAAATCAAGAAGCCCAAGCAGAGGGCTCCTGTGAGAAAGTCTCCCAAGAAACAAGCCCCCAAGAAGGATGTGCCGGAAGATTCAGACGTTGAGGTATCTCCCGACCCTGCGAAGCCAGCCGCAGACGAGGGCGCCAAGGATGACTCCGAAAGCGAGATGTCTGTGGTCCAAGACGAAGAGCCCAAGCCTCCGCGGAAACGAAAGAAGAGCACCGAGGCTACAGCCAAAAGTgtgaaaaaggaagggaaaaaggCTGCACCCAAAGCAAAGGACGAAGATCTCGATCCCGATCAGGCCGAGATCAAGCGACTACAGGGTTGGCTCGTCAAGTGCGGGATCCGCAAGATGTGGTGGAGAGAACTAGCCCCGTACGAGACTCCCAAGGCAAAGATCGGGCATCTCAAGGGCATGCTAGAGGACGCTGGCATGAAGGGCCGGTATTCTTTGGAAAAGGCGAGTCAGATCCGGGAAGAGCGGGAACTGAAAGCGGATTTGGAGGAGGTCCAACAGGGTGCGAAACAATGGGGGATGGCATCGGGCGAGGAAAGCGATGCAAAGCCTCGACGCAGGCAGGCTCCTCGTAGCCACCAGGCGCTTGCGtttctggatgatgaggGCGAAGAATCGGATTGA
- a CDS encoding uncharacterized protein (ID:PFLUO_000452-T1.cds;~source:funannotate) has translation MAMNKIRGAFAVPRKGETYELRAGLVSQYAYERKESIQKTIMAMTLGKDVSALFPDVLKNIATGDLEQKKLVYLYLMNYAKSHPDLCILAVNTFVQDSEDPNPLIRALAIRTMGCIRVEKMVDYMEEPLRKTLRDESPYVRKTAAICVAKLFDLNPGMCLENGFLEMLQEMIGDPNPMVVANSVTALSEIFQTAPETQALQVTSNTLRKMLMALNECTEWGRVTILSTLADYRTGDVKESEHICERVAPQFQHVNSGVVLAAVKTVFLHMKNISPELNQNYFKKMAPPLVTLVSSAPEVQYVALRNIDLLLQKQPDILNKELRVFFCKYNDPPYVKFQKLEIMVRIANDRNVDQLLAELKEYALEVDMDFVRRAVKAIGQVAIKIESASEKCVNTLLDLINTKVNYVVQEAIVVIKDIFRKYPGYEGIIPTLCQCIDELDEPNARAALIWIVGEYAEKISNAGDILGGFVDGFNEEFSQTQLQILTAVVKLFLKRPEKAQGLVQRVLQAATAENDNPDVRDRAYIYWRLLSNTSDSNATRNIVLSDKPPILTTINSLPPALLDQLLSELSTLSSVYHKPPEQFVGQGRFGADAVQRAAIEEQIQNARENPLAAAAAAAAVSGSTPSAQAQSNVENLLDIDFDGGAPASAQKEPTSGMSGLEGLAGTPVRVQSPAVGSPPPQASNNLDDLLGVFGDSGAAQPSSSGVNGSNDLMNGFADLNMSGNGAPPQSNNPPKKSNEDILGLF, from the exons ATGGCGATGAACAAGATCCGAGGCGCCTTTGCGGTGCCCCGGAAAGGCGAGACCTATGAGTTGCGAGCTGGCCTGGT TTCCCAATATGCTTACGAACG GAAAGAGTCCATCCAGAAAACGATTATGGCCATGACATTGGGCAAGGACGTGTCCGCGCTGTTCCCCGATGTCCTTAAAAACATTGCCACGGGCGATCTGGAGCAGAAGAAATTGGTCTACCTTTATCTCAT GAATTACGCCAAATCCCATCCCGACCTGTGCATTCTCGCCGTCAATACCTTTGTGCAAGATTCCGAAGACCCTAATCCGCTTATCCGTGCGCTGGCAATTCGGACGATGGGCTGTATCCGggtggagaagatggtggaTTATATGGAGGAGCCGCTTCGGAAAACCCTGCGAGACGAGTCGCCGTATGTTCGCAAGACCGCGGCGATCTGTGTCGCGAAGCTGTTCGACCTGAACCCGGGCATGTGCTTGGAGAATGGGTTCTTGgagatgctgcaggagatgaTCGGTGACCCGAACCCGATGGTGGTGGCCAACTCGGTGACCGCATTATCGGAGATTTTCCAAACAGCCCCCGAGACACAAGCCCTGCAGGTGACATCCAATACATTACGGAAGATGCTCATGGCGTTGAATGAATGCACGGAGTGGGGACGGGTCACGATCTTGTCGACCTTGGCGGATTATCGCACGGGCGACGTTAAGGAGTCAGAGCACATTTGCGAGCGCGTTGCGCCTCAGTTTCAGCATGTCAACTCCGGCGTGGTTCTCGCAGCCGTGAAAACGGTGTTTTTGCACATGAAGAATATCAGCCCGGAGCTAAACCAGAACTACTTCAAGAAGATGGCTCCACCTTTGG TGACTCTGGTATCCTCGGCACCTGAAGTGCAATATGTGGCTTTGAGAAACATCGATCTActgctgcagaagcagcCGGATATCCTCAACAAGGAACTCCGCGTCTTTTTCTGCAAGTACAACGACCCGCCATATGTCAAGTTCCAGAAACTTGAGATCATGGTGCGGATAGCAAACGACCGCAACGTGGaccagctgctggcggaATTGAAGGAGTACGCCCTCGAGGTGGATATGGACTTTGTGCGTCGTGCCGTCAAAGCCATTGGCCAAGTCGCTATCAAGATTGAGAGTGCCAGTGAGAAGTGTGTCAACACACTATTGGATCTGATCAACACCAAAGTGAACTACGTTGTCCAGGAGGCTATCGTTGTCATCAAAGACATTTTCCGGAAGTACCCTGGCTACGAGGGCATCATTCCCACGTTGTGCCAGTGCATCGATGAGTTGGATGAGCCCAACGCCAGAGCTGCACTTATTTGGATCGTTGGCGAGTATGCCGAGAAGATCAGCAACGCGGGTGATATCTTGGGCGGGTTCGTGGACGGCTTCAACGAGGAGTTCTCTCAGACCCAGTTACAGATTCTTACTGCCGTGGTCAAACTGTTCCTCAAGCGGCCTGAGAAGGCCCAGGGTCTGGTTCAACGGGTACTTCAGGCGGCCACCGCGGAGAACGACAACCCGGATGTTCGGGACCGGGCTTATATCTACTGGCGCCTGCTCTCCAACACGAGCGACTCGAATGCCACCAGGAACATTGTGCTCTCGGACAAGCCTCCTATCCTCACTACTATCAACTCACTCCCGCCGGCGCTTCTCGATCAACTCCTCAGCGAACTCTCCACCCTCTCCTCCGTCTACCACAAGCCTCCAGAGCAGTTTGTCGGCCAAGGCCGGTTCGGAGCTGACGCTGTCCAGCGAGCAGCCATTGA GGAACAAATCCAGAACGCGCGCGAGAACCCGTTGGCTgcggccgccgcggccgccgcCGTCAGTGGCTCTACACCCTCTGCGCAGGCGCAAAGCAATGTCGAGAACCTGCTGGACATCGATTTCGACGGCGGTGCCCCTGCATCCGCACAGAAGGAACCCACGAGCGGCATGTCTGGTCTGGAAGGTCTCGCCGGCACGCCTGTGCGGGTGCAGTCCCCTGCGGTCGGAAGCCCTCCACCGCAAGCAAGCAACAACCTGGACGACCTGCTGGGCGTTTTCGGAGACTCCGGAGCCGCCCAGCCTTCCTCTAGCGGCGTCAATGGTAGCAATGATCTCATGAACGGGTTTGCCGACCTCAACATGTCGGGAAATGGGGCTCCTCCGCAGAGCAACAACCCACCCAAAAAGTCGAATGAGGACATCCTGGGGCTCTTCTAG
- a CDS encoding uncharacterized protein (ID:PFLUO_000451-T1.cds;~source:funannotate), translating to MANLPNLRRLFVEARTEAEENEYSRTAFYNLVLFISSIAVFSLAAQRMSGPKASR from the exons ATG GCCAATCTCCCCAACCTCCGTCGCCTCTTCGTCGAGGCCAggaccgaggccgaggagaacgagTACTCGCGGACAGCG TTCTACAACCTCGTTCTATTTATTTCCTCGATCGCCGTCTTCAGTCTGGCTGCTCAACGCATGAGCGGGCCCAAAGCCAGCCGATGA
- a CDS encoding uncharacterized protein (ID:PFLUO_000448-T1.cds;~source:funannotate) has translation MQSSPNMLTKFESKSSRAKGIAFHPKRPWILVSLHSSTIQLWDYRMGTLIDRFEEHDGPVRGIDFHPTQPLFVSGGDDYKIKVWSTQTRRCLFTLNGHLDYVRTVFFHHELPWILSASDDQTIRIWNWQNRSLICTMTGHNHYVMCAQFHPTEDLIASASLDQSVRIWDISGLRKKHSAPTTMSFEDQMARSNPNQADMFGNTDAIVKFVLEGHDRGVNWVSFHPSLPLIVSAGDDRLIKLWRMSETKAWEVDTCRGHFQNASACLFHPHQDLILSVGEDKTIRVWDLNKRTSVQSFKRDTDRFWVIAAHPEINLFAAGHDTGVMVFKLERERPASAVHMNQLFYITKEKHVKSYDFGKSVESPPMLSLRKLGSPWVPPRTVSYNPAERAILVTSPADNGTYELIHLPRDPTGAVEPTDALRGQASSAVFVARNRFAIFNTSNQQVDIKDLSNSTTKTIKAPAGTTDIYFGGTGCLLFINPTSVVLFDIQQKKELAEVAVSGVKYVVWSNDGLYCALLSKHNVTIVTKTLEQVSTLHETIRIKSATWDDAGVLLYSTLNHVKYSLLNGDNGIIRTLDQTVYLVRVKGRHVYCLDRSAQPRILEIDPTEYRFKLALVKRNYDEMLQIIKNSSLVGQSIISYLQKKGYPEIALQFVQDPQTRFDLALECGNLEVATEMARELDRPNYWNKLGVEALAHGNHQTVEMTYQKQRNFDKLSFLYLSTGDQEKLARMAKIAEHRGDFTSRFQNAVYRGDVEDRIQMFKEVDLYPLAYLTAKSHGMTEEAESILETCGLTEDQIVLPQVEEPLKVAHPVVPTFKNNWPVKAAGHSSFEKALLGEVGAADEEAGADVFDMEEEEQEAVLARDTLEDEEEDASGWDLGDDVNVEEDVDFVNVESTDAGAGGSEADLWARNSPLAADHVAAGSFDTAMQLLNRQVGAVHFAPLKQRFLEVYKASKTYLPASAGLPSLVNYVRRTVDETESRKVLPIIPRDLEYIATTALQEGYATMRANKLEDGVSIFTDILHTLLVNTVSSEEGVDQARKIIASAREYILAMSIELEHRALGTDDEADLKRKLELSAYFTIPKLEVAHRQLALMAAMKFAFTHKNYASALSFANRMLANGGSAKLLDQARKIKTQCERNPQDKIEIDFDPFAEFDICAASHTPIYGGSPSVSDPFTGAKYHPQYKGTVCRISQVTEIGAPASGLRLYVPSQF, from the exons ATGCAGTCCTCTCCAAACATGCTCACCAAG TTTGAGTCGAAATCCTCGCGAGCCAAGGGAATCGCATTCCATCCCAAACG CCCATGGATTCTCGTCTCCCTTCACTCCTCGACCATTCAGCTGTGGGATTACCGCATGGGAACGCTCATTGACCGATTCGAAGAGCACGATGGACCCGTCCGAGGAATCGATTTCCACCCGACCCAGCCCCTGTTTGTTTCGGGAGGCGACGACTACAAGATCAAAGTCTGGAGCACCCAAACTCGGCGGTGTTTGTTCACCCTGAACGGTCACTTGGATTACGTGCGCACCGTGTTCTTTCACCATGAACTTCCctggatcttgtcggcgTCCGATGACCAGACCATCCGAATCTGGAATTGGCAGAACCGATCATTGA TCTGTACGATGACCGGCCACAATCACTATGTGATGTGCGCGCAGTTCCATCCCACCGAAGATCtcatcgcctccgcctcccTAGACCAGTCCGTCCGGATCTGGGATATCTCCGGATTACGCAAGAAGCACTCGGCCCCGACGACCATGAGCTTCGAAGATCAGATGGCCCGCTCCAATCCCAACCAGGCCGATATGTTTGGCAACACCGATGCGATTGTGAAATTTGTGTTGGAGGGCCACGATCGTGGGGTGAACTGGGTATCCTTCCACCCGTCATTGCCCTTGATCGTGTCCGCGGGTGACGACCGGCTTATCAAGCTGTGGCGGATGAGTGAAACCAAGGCATGGGAAGTCGATACCTGCCGCGGCCATTTCCAGAACGCCTCTGCCTGTCTGTTCCACCCGCACCAGGATCTCATCCTTTCCGTAGGCGAGGACAAGACCATTCGAGTGTGGGACCTCAACAAGCGGACTTCTGTGCAATCCTTCAAGCGTGATACGGATCGGTTCTGGGTTATCGCTGCGCACCCCGAGATCAACCTGTTCGCTGCGGGTCACGATACTGGTGTTATGGTGTTCAAGCTGGAGCGGGAGCGCCCTGCGTCGGCCGTCCATATGAACCAACTCTTCTACATCACAAAGGAGAAGCACGTCAAGTCGTACGACTTCGGCAAGAGTGTTGAATCGCCCCCGATGCTCTCATTGCGCAAACTCGGCTCCCCTTGGGTGCCTCCCCGCACAGTCTCTTACAACCCGGCAGAGCGGGCCATTCTGGTCACCTCGCCGGCTGACAATGGCACTTACGAGTTGATTCACCTGCCCAGGGATCCTACCGGAGCCGTCGAGCCCACGGATGCTCTGCGTGGTCAGGCTTCATCTGCTGTCTTCGTCGCCCGAAACCGTTTTGCCATCTTCAATACATCCAACCAGCAGGTTGACATCAAGGATCTCAGCAACTCTACGACCAAGACGATCAAGGCTCCGGCGGGTACGACCGACATCTACTTTGGCGGCACTGGCTGTCTCCTCTTTATCAACCCCACTTCGGTCGTTCTCTTCGACATtcagcagaagaaggaattggCAGAGGTTGCGGTCAGCGGTGTGAAGTACGTGGTTTGGTCGAACGACGGTCTCTACTGTGCTTTGCTCAGCAAGCACAATGTGACTATCGTGACCAAGACCCTCGAGCAGGTTAGCACCCTGCACGAGACCATTCGGATCAAGAGTGCCACCTGGGATGACGCTGGTGTGCTTCTCTACTCGACCCTGAACCATGTCAAGTACTCGCTCCTCAACGGTGACAACGGCATTATCCGCACCCTCGACCAGACGGTGTACCTGGTGCGCGTTAAGGGACGGCACGTCTACTGCCTCGACCGCAGTGCTCAGCCACGTATCCTCGAAATTGATCCTACCGAGTATCGTTTCAAACTGGCCCTGGTCAAGCGAAACTACGATGAAATGCTGCAAATCATCAAGAACTCGAGTTTGGTTGGCCAGAGCATCATCTCGTACTTGCAAAAGAAGGGCTACCCGGAGATTGCCCTGCAATTCGTCCAAGATCCCCAGACCCGGTTTGATCTCGCTCTCGAGTGCGGAAACCTTGAGGTCGCTACCGAGATGGCGCGCGAGCTTGATCGCCCCAACTACTGGAATAAGCTCGGGGTTGAGGCTCTAGCCCACGGTAACCACCAGACAGTCGAAATGACCTACCAGAAGCAACGGAACTTCGACAAGCTCTCTTTCCTCTACCTGTCTACGGGTGACCAGGAGAAGCTTGCTCGGATGGCTAAGATTGCTGAGCACCGGGGTGACTTCACCTCGCGTTTCCAAAACGCTGTCTATCGTGGTGATGTCGAGGACCGGATCCAGATGTTCAAGGAGGTGGATTTGT ATCCCCTTGCTTATCTGACCGCCAAGTCGCATGGCATGACCGAGGAGGCTGAGTCCATTCTCGAGACCTGTGGTCTCACAGAAGACCAAATCGTCTTGCCTCAAGTTGAGGAGCCCTTGAAGGTTGCGCATCCTGTTGTGCCGACTTTCAAGAACAACTGGCCGGTTAAGGCTGCTGGTCACTCTTCCTTCGAGAAAGCGCTGCTCGGAGAAGTCGGAGCCGCTGATGAGGAGGCCGGCGCTGACGTTTTCGAtatggaggaagaggagcaggaagcTGTTCTTGCCCGTGATactctggaagatgaagaggaggatgctTCCGGATGGGACTTGGGTGATGATGTCAATGTTGAGGAGGACGTTGACTTTGTCAACGTTGAGAGCACCgatgctggagcaggcggctcTGAAGCCGATCTGTGGGCTCGTAACTCTCCGCTGGCAGCTGACCATGTTGCCGCTGGCTCCTTTGACACTGCTATGCAGCTCCTGAACCGCCAGGTGGGCGCCGTCCACTTTGCTCCTCTCAAGCAACGTTTCCTGGAGGTCTACAAGGCGTCGAAGACCTACCTGCCCGCCAGTGCTGGCCTCCCATCTCTGGTCAATTATGTGCGGAGAACGGTTGACGAGACGGAAAGTCGCAAGGTGCTGCCCATCATCCCGCGTGATCTGGAGTACATTGCCACAACCGCCCTCCAAGAAGGCTATGCGACCATGCGCGCCAACAAGCTGGAGGACGGAGTTAGCATCTTCACGGATATCCTGCACACTCTTCTCGTCAACACGGTTTCTTCTGAAGAGGGAGTGGACCAGGCAAGGAAGATCATCGCCAGTGCTCGGGAATATATCCTTGCGATGTCGATTGAGCTGGAGCATCGTGCCCTCGGCACCGATGACGAGGCTGATCTCAAGCGGAAACTTGAGCTGTCTGCATACTTCACTATCCCCAAGCTCGAGGTCGCTCACCGGCAGCTGGCGTTGATGGCTGCCATGAAATTCGCCTTCACCCACAAGAACTACGCTTCTGCCCTGAGCTTCGCCAACCGCATGCTAGCCAACGGCGGTTCCGCCAAACTTCTAGACCAG GCCCGGAAGATCAAGACTCAGTGCGAGCGCAACCCGCAAGACAAGATTGAAATCGACTTCGACCCCTTTGCCGAGTTCGATATCTGCGCCGCCTCGCACACCCCGATCTACGGCGGCTCTCCCAGTGTCTCGGACCCCTTCACCGGTGCCAAATACCACCCGCAGTATAAGGGTACCGTGTGCCGGATATCCCAGGTGACGGAGATTGGTGCCCCGGCCAGCGGCCTCCGTCTCTATGTGCCGAGTCAGTTCTAG